A region from the uncultured Stenotrophomonas sp. genome encodes:
- a CDS encoding N(4)-(Beta-N-acetylglucosaminyl)-L-asparaginase, translating into MTTRRKFLQHMALAGGALALPGIAASSVAKPAIAAANGARVVSTWDFGVPANQAAWNVLRAGGTALDAVEQGARWAETGLCNSTVGRCGYPDRDGVLTLDASIMDGDGRCGAVAALEDIDHPVSVARRVMEQTPHVLLVGQGAQQFAVEQGFEKQSLLTPEAAQAWEEWKKTSRYQPQINAERRLIPGNSQNHDTLGMLAIDQRGNLAGACTTSGMAWKLRGRVGDSPIVGAGLYVDNEVGAATASGVGEEMIRNAASFLVVELMRQGRSPMDACREAIDRVVRKRPEASRSLQVCFLAINRHGEVGAFALHPGFVYAVCDAQQQDALLDSGAVYAGEGT; encoded by the coding sequence ATGACTACCCGACGTAAATTCCTGCAGCACATGGCCCTGGCCGGCGGCGCATTGGCGTTGCCGGGCATCGCGGCGTCATCGGTGGCCAAGCCGGCCATCGCTGCGGCGAACGGTGCACGGGTGGTGTCCACCTGGGATTTCGGCGTGCCTGCCAACCAGGCCGCATGGAACGTGCTGCGCGCCGGAGGCACCGCGCTGGATGCGGTGGAGCAGGGTGCGCGCTGGGCCGAAACCGGTCTGTGCAACAGCACCGTCGGTCGTTGCGGCTACCCCGACCGTGACGGCGTGCTGACCCTGGATGCCAGCATCATGGACGGCGATGGCCGTTGCGGTGCGGTCGCCGCACTGGAGGACATCGACCACCCGGTCAGCGTTGCGCGGCGGGTGATGGAGCAGACCCCGCACGTGCTGCTGGTCGGGCAGGGCGCGCAGCAGTTCGCGGTCGAACAGGGCTTCGAAAAGCAGTCGCTGCTGACCCCCGAAGCGGCGCAGGCGTGGGAGGAGTGGAAGAAGACCTCGCGCTACCAGCCGCAGATCAACGCCGAGCGCCGCCTGATTCCCGGCAACAGCCAGAACCACGACACCCTCGGCATGCTCGCCATCGACCAGCGCGGCAACCTCGCCGGTGCCTGCACCACCAGCGGCATGGCGTGGAAGCTGCGCGGCCGCGTCGGCGACAGCCCGATCGTCGGCGCCGGCCTGTATGTGGACAACGAAGTCGGCGCGGCCACCGCCTCGGGCGTGGGCGAGGAGATGATCCGCAACGCCGCCAGCTTCCTCGTCGTCGAGCTGATGCGGCAGGGCCGCTCGCCGATGGACGCCTGCCGCGAAGCCATCGACCGCGTGGTGCGCAAGCGCCCGGAGGCGAGCAGGTCGTTGCAGGTGTGCTTCCTGGCGATCAACCGCCACGGCGAAGTCGGCGCTTTCGCATTGCATCCGGGTTTCGTCTATGCGGTGTGCGACGCACAACAGCAGGACGCGCTGCTGGATTCGGGCGCGGTGTATGCGGGCGAGGGCACGTGA
- a CDS encoding Alpha-1,2-mannosidase, which yields MSRMPSATASRLRRPLAAAACLLAVSLAPLVQAATVMPEREVNTFIGTQDDGNTFPGATAPFGLIQVSPIGLHYAGWRYDEEKILGFGHSFISGAGCWEQGGQVSVLPVTGSIAPGGDFDTGDAKSFDQKRYGARYTHDGEVGQAGYYKVRLTDYGGIDAEATALTRAAAERYTFAADAGSGHVLVNVSQANNRHRVTGSQVRVVGDRAVEGQLTTLSFCGGHQYTTWFRIEFDRPFTGFGVWGQAGGTPGARFSMESEHDPYNGAWLSFDLKDGRSVTAISAISHVDIEGARENLRREGSDGNGRLLGFDAMRKRAQADWARELSSVKVHGGSKDERSVFYTALYHALLQPMTGSDADGRYRGYDDKIHVADGWTYHEYFSLWDTYRSQNQLLALLRPRRARDIGRSLLAIDAQGGWLPRWGYADFDSNVMTGDPVTPFLADLWRYGALQGMEQKAWQALWKNAEGVPPLESRHEGRAGNVNYLKDGFVFYDRTFLAKGMDVDPHQGGSATLEYALADCALAPMAAALGHADAAATLRARAGNWRKVWDADLTETDTGFKGFPRPRLEGGEWFTPPTGSYDPRSHYGFHEGTSWQYQWLVPQDLPSLAQAMGGREAMGRRLDAFFAYDELLADQNGAARKAWVAGPYSYYGQYRFNPNNEPTMHVPGLYSLIGQPWKTATVLRAAQTLFTNAPNGVTGNDDLGTMSAWYLFGAMGFSPLMPGSGQMLLHPPRFDRIDIALENGRTLSVRAPGANDGVRYIRSASFDGTPQSATWVDVGRLQQGGTLAYALDAAPDMKDWGTQPADAPPPLCPAVTQ from the coding sequence ATGAGCCGAATGCCGTCCGCCACCGCTTCCCGTTTGCGTCGCCCGCTGGCCGCGGCGGCCTGCCTGCTGGCGGTGTCGCTTGCCCCGCTGGTGCAGGCCGCCACGGTCATGCCCGAGCGCGAGGTCAACACCTTCATCGGCACCCAGGACGACGGCAACACCTTCCCCGGTGCAACGGCGCCGTTCGGGCTGATCCAGGTCAGCCCGATCGGCCTGCATTACGCCGGCTGGCGCTATGACGAGGAGAAGATCCTCGGCTTCGGCCATTCCTTCATTTCCGGCGCCGGTTGCTGGGAACAGGGCGGGCAGGTGTCGGTATTGCCGGTGACCGGCAGCATCGCCCCCGGCGGCGATTTCGATACCGGCGATGCGAAGAGCTTCGACCAGAAGCGCTACGGCGCGCGCTACACCCACGACGGCGAGGTCGGCCAGGCCGGCTACTACAAGGTGCGCCTGACCGACTACGGCGGTATCGATGCCGAGGCCACCGCGCTCACCCGCGCCGCCGCCGAGCGCTACACCTTCGCCGCCGATGCCGGCAGCGGCCACGTGCTGGTCAATGTCAGCCAGGCCAACAACCGCCACCGCGTTACCGGCAGCCAGGTGCGCGTGGTCGGAGACCGCGCGGTGGAAGGGCAGCTGACCACGCTCAGCTTCTGCGGCGGCCACCAGTACACCACCTGGTTCCGCATCGAGTTCGACCGGCCGTTTACGGGCTTCGGCGTCTGGGGCCAGGCCGGTGGCACGCCGGGTGCGCGTTTCAGCATGGAAAGCGAGCACGACCCGTACAACGGCGCGTGGCTCAGTTTCGACCTGAAGGACGGGCGCAGCGTCACTGCGATCAGCGCGATTTCGCACGTGGACATCGAAGGCGCGCGCGAAAACCTGCGCCGCGAGGGCAGCGACGGCAACGGCCGCCTGCTCGGCTTCGACGCCATGCGCAAGCGCGCGCAGGCCGACTGGGCGCGCGAGCTGTCCAGCGTGAAGGTGCACGGCGGCAGCAAGGACGAGCGCAGCGTGTTCTACACCGCGCTGTACCACGCCCTGCTGCAACCGATGACCGGCAGCGACGCCGATGGCCGCTACCGCGGCTATGACGACAAGATCCACGTAGCCGATGGCTGGACCTACCACGAGTATTTCTCGCTGTGGGACACCTACCGCAGCCAGAACCAGCTGCTGGCACTGCTGCGCCCGCGGCGTGCCCGCGACATCGGCCGCAGCCTGCTGGCGATCGACGCGCAGGGCGGTTGGCTGCCGCGCTGGGGCTATGCCGATTTCGACAGCAACGTGATGACCGGCGACCCGGTTACCCCGTTCCTCGCCGACCTGTGGCGCTACGGCGCGCTGCAAGGCATGGAGCAGAAGGCGTGGCAGGCGCTGTGGAAGAACGCCGAAGGCGTGCCGCCGCTGGAATCGCGCCACGAGGGCCGCGCCGGCAACGTCAACTACCTGAAGGACGGCTTCGTGTTCTACGACCGCACCTTCCTGGCCAAGGGCATGGACGTGGACCCGCACCAGGGCGGCTCGGCGACGCTGGAATACGCGCTGGCCGACTGCGCGCTGGCACCGATGGCCGCCGCGCTCGGCCATGCCGATGCCGCCGCGACGCTGCGCGCGCGCGCCGGCAACTGGCGCAAGGTGTGGGACGCCGACCTGACCGAAACCGACACCGGCTTCAAGGGGTTCCCGCGCCCCCGGCTGGAAGGCGGCGAATGGTTCACCCCGCCCACCGGCAGCTACGATCCGCGTTCGCACTACGGCTTCCACGAAGGCACCAGCTGGCAATACCAGTGGCTGGTGCCGCAGGATCTGCCGTCGCTGGCGCAGGCGATGGGCGGGCGCGAGGCGATGGGCAGGCGGCTGGACGCGTTCTTCGCCTACGACGAACTGCTCGCCGACCAGAACGGCGCCGCGCGCAAGGCGTGGGTGGCCGGGCCGTACAGCTACTACGGCCAGTACCGCTTCAATCCGAACAACGAGCCGACCATGCACGTGCCGGGGTTGTACAGCCTGATCGGCCAGCCGTGGAAGACCGCCACTGTGCTGCGTGCGGCGCAGACGCTGTTCACCAATGCGCCCAACGGCGTCACCGGCAACGATGACCTCGGCACCATGTCGGCGTGGTACCTGTTCGGCGCGATGGGCTTCTCGCCGCTTATGCCCGGCAGCGGGCAGATGCTGCTGCACCCGCCGCGTTTCGACCGCATCGACATCGCGCTGGAAAATGGCCGCACCCTGAGCGTGCGCGCGCCCGGCGCCAACGACGGCGTGCGCTACATCCGTTCGGCCAGCTTCGACGGCACGCCGCAGTCGGCGACGTGGGTGGACGTGGGCCGTTTGCAGCAGGGCGGCACGCTCGCTTATGCGTTGGATGCTGCGCCGGACATGAAGGACTGGGGAACGCAGCCGGCTGATGCGCCGCCGCCGTTGTGCCCGGCAGTGACGCAGTGA
- a CDS encoding exported hypothetical protein (Evidence 5 : No homology to any previously reported sequences): MLPSSWVPMKVLTSRSGMTVAACTSGASDTASRQAAAASGRRKREAVADGIRLMGWILWVDVGGNRVARQCRAADGRPALAGRGRVPGTSKFRSIQVKHGNFGRCILQRNINGPARPCPHLLPRCLSGGIAGFHPSSGFHETDVILRSNMRRSEHCVKNSVQIV, translated from the coding sequence GTGTTGCCGTCGTCCTGGGTGCCGATGAAGGTGTTGACCTCGCGCTCGGGCATGACCGTGGCGGCCTGCACCAGCGGGGCAAGCGACACCGCCAGCAGGCAGGCCGCCGCGGCCAGCGGGCGACGCAAACGGGAAGCGGTGGCGGACGGCATTCGGCTCATGGGCTGGATTCTCTGGGTCGATGTCGGTGGCAATAGGGTGGCCCGGCAATGCCGGGCCGCTGATGGCCGGCCCGCCCTTGCGGGACGGGGGAGAGTACCGGGCACCAGTAAATTTAGATCGATCCAAGTAAAGCATGGCAATTTCGGCCGATGCATTCTGCAGCGCAACATCAACGGTCCGGCTCGCCCTTGCCCGCACCTGTTGCCGCGCTGCCTTTCCGGCGGGATTGCCGGCTTTCACCCTTCATCCGGCTTCCACGAGACCGACGTCATATTGCGCAGCAACATGCGTCGATCCGAACACTGTGTTAAAAATTCAGTGCAAATCGTTTAG
- a CDS encoding TonB-dependent outer membrane receptor: MKQMSRTHGRHALSAAITAALVATAMLPAGAFAQQAGTQNADATTLDAVTVTGYRYAIEKSLDQKRDANAIVEVINAEDVGKFPDKNVADALQRVPGVIVTRSGGEGKNVSVRGLSSELTLTELNGNYIATAESNGDPTRSFNYTLLPSNMLASAELFKSPEARIDEGGIGGTVILHTRRPLDMESNTGFVSVEGTWADTTRKTDGQFSGSYSWHDKDDRFGVFVGYTDQKRTTRTMGASTESWQWYGRDEGGTAVDVNGNPSNFNSNWWGGTGFYDQNGKYYTGFMMPTSVNLDVRDEERERKGGQLTLQFKPLDNLTLTANYFRFDLSQNSQTHTIKVPEWNIARYHGDGNWAGGRLLDGLTLDPSGTIVTGADYSLHPGKTYYCSEDEAAAGGMAPGGWGPDDCTVPTPQITGSYNLEKALSQTADFSAEWRGESVDIAFKGGRTWAKGGPSLQFSLPIKPRRQNTDGSWSLGNLASSWDLIGTPSMVFSPELMQNLKDGILQVDLGSTGSSWTRNTNEQNYAQIDTTWHTEAGFFESFQFGVKYRDGGIHRSTGNSYWVCPGTDPSDYENRYWNGGCNDLALQFSPDFLYGMGNLAGGIDASAFPAINYPAYIAHLNKTYGPMQTRNEDNFVYNVDERIYSTYLQANFRTERLRGNVGVRVVSTRQHADSTDKVTSYNDYFYDDANGDPLACQAGDAVPGGAPDRTYCGSEGYWRLSDSEQRTESFAISGLDRTYTDVLPSFNLAYDLSENLLLRAAASKVIARPSYGNIAAPGNLEYFSPEYVDDRRLTGGAGEQGWYGSGSNKNLEAYKATQYDIGLEWYFRPGSVVGLDLFRKDVSNFSVPVVQDVTQNIGGETVVVQNYSTTAGGRDAVSQGLEFYAQHTLDFGLGFQANYTWNDTNEAAITLEDGTEIGKSPLVGSARNQANFTVFYEVEKLLLRASWNRRGEVVQGLVSGLNLYQEPYQQIDLNAAYNVTEALSLSASVLNLTKEETRTHLGNDTRNRFYSNGYAGRVVYVGLNWKF, translated from the coding sequence ATGAAACAGATGTCACGCACGCACGGCCGCCATGCGTTGTCCGCGGCCATCACGGCCGCACTGGTCGCCACGGCAATGCTGCCGGCCGGCGCCTTCGCACAGCAGGCCGGCACCCAGAACGCCGACGCCACCACGCTCGACGCGGTCACCGTCACCGGCTATCGCTACGCCATCGAGAAGAGCCTGGACCAGAAGCGCGACGCCAATGCGATCGTCGAGGTGATCAATGCCGAGGATGTCGGCAAGTTCCCCGACAAGAACGTGGCCGACGCGCTGCAGCGCGTGCCGGGCGTGATCGTCACCCGCAGTGGCGGCGAAGGCAAGAATGTCAGCGTGCGCGGCCTGTCCTCGGAGCTGACCCTGACCGAGTTGAACGGCAACTACATCGCCACCGCCGAATCCAACGGCGACCCGACCCGTTCGTTCAACTACACGCTGCTGCCGTCGAACATGCTGGCCAGCGCCGAGCTGTTCAAGTCGCCGGAAGCGCGCATCGACGAGGGCGGCATCGGCGGCACGGTGATCCTGCACACCCGCCGTCCGCTGGACATGGAATCCAATACCGGCTTCGTCTCCGTCGAAGGTACCTGGGCCGACACGACCAGGAAGACCGACGGGCAGTTCTCCGGCTCGTACTCCTGGCACGACAAGGACGACCGCTTCGGCGTGTTCGTCGGCTACACCGACCAGAAGCGCACCACCCGCACGATGGGCGCCAGCACCGAGAGCTGGCAGTGGTATGGCCGCGATGAAGGCGGCACCGCGGTCGACGTCAACGGCAACCCCTCGAACTTCAATTCGAACTGGTGGGGCGGCACCGGCTTCTACGACCAGAACGGCAAGTACTACACCGGCTTCATGATGCCCACCTCGGTGAACCTCGACGTCAGGGACGAGGAACGCGAGCGCAAGGGTGGCCAGTTGACCCTGCAGTTCAAGCCGCTGGACAACCTGACCCTGACCGCGAACTACTTCCGCTTCGACCTGTCGCAGAATTCCCAGACCCACACCATCAAGGTGCCGGAATGGAACATCGCCCGTTACCACGGTGACGGCAACTGGGCCGGCGGACGCCTGCTCGATGGCCTGACCCTGGACCCCAGCGGCACCATCGTCACCGGCGCCGACTACAGCCTGCACCCGGGCAAGACCTATTACTGCAGCGAGGACGAAGCCGCCGCCGGCGGCATGGCGCCGGGCGGCTGGGGCCCGGACGACTGCACCGTGCCGACCCCGCAGATCACCGGCAGCTACAACCTCGAAAAGGCGTTGTCGCAGACTGCCGACTTCTCGGCCGAATGGCGGGGCGAGTCGGTCGACATCGCCTTCAAGGGCGGGCGCACCTGGGCCAAGGGCGGCCCGTCGCTGCAGTTCTCGCTGCCGATCAAGCCGCGCCGCCAGAATACGGACGGCAGCTGGAGCCTGGGCAACCTGGCCAGCTCCTGGGATCTGATCGGCACGCCGTCGATGGTGTTCTCGCCGGAACTGATGCAGAACCTGAAGGACGGCATCCTGCAGGTCGACCTCGGCTCGACCGGCTCGTCCTGGACCCGCAATACCAACGAGCAGAACTACGCCCAGATCGATACCACCTGGCACACCGAGGCCGGCTTCTTCGAGTCGTTCCAGTTCGGCGTCAAGTATCGTGATGGCGGTATCCACCGCAGCACCGGCAACAGCTACTGGGTGTGCCCCGGCACCGACCCGAGCGACTACGAGAACCGCTACTGGAACGGTGGCTGCAACGACCTCGCCCTGCAGTTCTCGCCCGACTTCCTGTACGGCATGGGCAACCTGGCCGGCGGCATCGATGCAAGCGCGTTCCCGGCAATCAACTACCCGGCCTACATCGCCCACCTGAACAAGACCTACGGGCCGATGCAGACCCGCAACGAGGACAATTTCGTCTACAACGTCGACGAAAGAATCTATTCCACCTATCTGCAGGCCAACTTCCGCACCGAGCGCCTGCGCGGCAACGTCGGCGTGCGCGTGGTCAGCACCCGGCAGCATGCCGATTCCACCGACAAGGTCACCTCCTACAACGACTACTTCTACGACGACGCCAATGGCGATCCGCTGGCGTGCCAGGCAGGCGATGCGGTACCGGGCGGCGCGCCCGACCGTACCTACTGCGGCAGCGAGGGCTACTGGAGGCTCTCGGACAGCGAGCAGCGGACCGAATCGTTCGCGATCAGCGGCCTGGACCGCACCTACACCGACGTGCTGCCGAGCTTCAACCTGGCCTATGACCTGAGCGAGAACCTGCTGCTGCGCGCGGCGGCCTCCAAGGTGATCGCGCGCCCGAGCTACGGCAACATCGCCGCCCCGGGCAACCTGGAATACTTCAGCCCCGAGTACGTCGACGATCGTCGCCTGACCGGCGGCGCCGGCGAACAGGGCTGGTATGGCTCGGGCAGCAACAAGAACCTGGAAGCCTACAAGGCCACCCAGTACGACATCGGTCTGGAGTGGTACTTCCGGCCCGGTTCGGTGGTGGGCCTGGACCTGTTCCGCAAGGACGTCAGCAACTTCTCGGTGCCGGTGGTGCAGGACGTGACGCAGAACATCGGCGGCGAAACCGTGGTCGTGCAGAACTATTCGACCACTGCCGGCGGTCGTGACGCGGTCTCGCAGGGCCTGGAGTTCTACGCCCAGCACACGCTGGATTTCGGTCTGGGCTTCCAGGCGAACTACACCTGGAACGACACCAACGAAGCGGCCATCACCCTCGAGGACGGCACCGAGATCGGCAAGTCGCCGCTGGTCGGCAGTGCCAGGAACCAGGCCAACTTCACCGTGTTCTACGAAGTGGAGAAGCTGTTGCTGCGTGCCTCGTGGAACCGCCGCGGCGAAGTGGTGCAGGGTCTGGTCAGCGGCCTGAACCTCTATCAGGAGCCTTACCAGCAGATCGACCTGAACGCCGCCTACAACGTCACCGAGGCACTCAGCCTGAGCGCCTCGGTACTGAACCTGACCAAGGAAGAAACGCGTACCCACCTGGGCAACGACACCAGGAACCGCTTCTACTCCAACGGTTATGCCGGTCGCGTCGTCTACGTGGGCCTGAACTGGAAGTTCTGA
- the gstB gene encoding Glutathione S-transferase GstB, whose protein sequence is MLKIWGRRNSSNVRKVLWCAEEIGLAYESIEVGGAFGGTQSAEYRAMNPNGLVPVIEDHGLPVWESNAIVRYLSARYALGTLYPEQPAARAQSEKWMDWTISSFAVAFRDLFWGVVRTAPADRDAARIDAALVRCGELLTLADAELERQPWLSGDAFAMGDIPLGAFAYAWFEMPIQRPDLPHLAGWYARLQMRPAYRKGVMTPLT, encoded by the coding sequence ATGCTGAAGATCTGGGGGCGCCGCAATTCGAGCAACGTGCGCAAGGTGCTGTGGTGCGCCGAGGAAATCGGCCTGGCTTACGAGTCGATCGAGGTGGGCGGCGCGTTCGGCGGCACGCAGAGCGCCGAATACCGGGCGATGAACCCCAACGGGCTGGTGCCGGTGATCGAGGACCACGGCCTGCCGGTATGGGAGTCCAACGCCATCGTCCGTTACCTGTCGGCGCGCTATGCGCTGGGCACGCTGTACCCGGAACAACCGGCGGCGCGCGCGCAGAGCGAGAAGTGGATGGACTGGACCATATCAAGCTTCGCCGTTGCTTTCCGCGACCTGTTCTGGGGCGTGGTGCGCACCGCGCCGGCCGACCGCGACGCCGCGCGCATCGACGCGGCGCTGGTGCGCTGCGGCGAGTTGCTGACGCTGGCCGATGCCGAGCTGGAGCGGCAGCCGTGGCTTTCCGGCGATGCGTTCGCGATGGGCGACATACCGCTGGGCGCTTTTGCCTATGCGTGGTTCGAGATGCCGATCCAGCGCCCGGACCTGCCGCATCTGGCCGGCTGGTATGCGCGCCTGCAGATGCGCCCGGCCTACCGCAAGGGCGTGATGACGCCGTTGACCTGA
- a CDS encoding conserved hypothetical protein (Evidence 4 : Homologs of previously reported genes of unknown function), with protein MSDPEKRIALLIDADNAPATKIDEVLAEVARFGVANVRRAYGNWKSPRLKGWEAVLHEYAIRPIQQFAYSKGKNASDMAMVIDAMDLLYARNLDGFAIVSSDADFTPLVMRLLTDGVKVYGFGEKKTPDPFVNACSQFTYLEALGQEDVGRAVDAGSLGHGEAAADAPAAPQPPIQPRPGNELRGDTRLLNLLRGAVDAAADEQGWAALSAVGNQIGNRASFDSRNYGYRKLSDLLAAIGLFELKKDGKSTHVRVLPKKAAKAAKAAKAGTA; from the coding sequence GTGTCCGATCCCGAGAAGCGTATCGCCCTGCTGATCGATGCCGACAATGCGCCGGCGACGAAGATCGACGAGGTGCTGGCCGAGGTGGCGCGCTTCGGCGTGGCCAACGTGCGCCGCGCCTATGGCAACTGGAAAAGCCCGCGGCTGAAGGGCTGGGAGGCGGTGCTGCACGAATACGCGATCCGCCCGATCCAGCAGTTCGCCTATTCCAAGGGCAAGAACGCCTCGGACATGGCGATGGTGATCGACGCGATGGACCTGCTCTACGCGCGCAACCTCGATGGGTTCGCCATCGTTTCCAGCGACGCCGATTTCACCCCGCTGGTGATGCGGCTGCTGACCGACGGGGTGAAGGTCTACGGTTTCGGCGAGAAGAAGACGCCCGATCCCTTCGTCAATGCCTGCTCGCAGTTCACCTACCTGGAAGCGCTGGGGCAGGAGGATGTGGGCCGGGCGGTGGATGCGGGGTCGCTCGGGCATGGCGAGGCCGCGGCGGATGCGCCTGCCGCGCCGCAGCCGCCGATCCAGCCGCGCCCGGGCAATGAATTGCGCGGCGACACCCGCCTGCTCAACCTGCTGCGCGGTGCAGTGGACGCGGCCGCCGACGAGCAGGGCTGGGCGGCGTTGAGTGCGGTGGGCAACCAGATCGGCAACCGTGCCTCGTTCGATTCGCGCAACTACGGCTACCGCAAGCTCAGCGACCTGCTCGCGGCGATCGGCCTGTTCGAGTTGAAGAAGGATGGCAAGTCCACGCACGTGCGGGTGCTGCCGAAGAAGGCCGCCAAGGCTGCCAAGGCTGCCAAGGCGGGCACGGCATGA
- the ndhch gene encoding NADH dehydrogenase protein: MPHDRPPRLLIIGGGFAGLWATRALANAKLRITLVDRRNHHLFQPLLYQVATAGLSAPDIAAPLRHILGRQRNVEVRLGEVEAIDRHQRQVRLRDGTTLDYDLLLVASGATHAYFGNNQWAPHAPGLKTLDDALALRRRLLLAFEKAEAEPDPAKKAAWLSFAIVGGGPTGVELAGTLAEIARHTLRNEFRHIDPASAKVRLVEAGPRVLSSFPEVLSLKARRQLERLGVEVHAGTPVTAIDAGGFHLGEQFVPARTVVWAAGVAASPLARTLDAPLDRAGRVQVRPDLTVPGHPEIFVAGDLAALAQADGRPVPGVAPAAKQMGKYVAAIIRARLQRRPAPPPFRYRDQGNLATIGRMAAIVHMGRLKLSGLLAWWFWLAAHVFFLIGFRNRLVVLLNWAVAYWSYQRGARIIFGDADGEPHDGDPPPRE; this comes from the coding sequence ATGCCCCACGACCGCCCTCCCCGCCTGCTGATCATCGGCGGCGGCTTCGCCGGCCTCTGGGCCACCCGCGCGCTCGCAAACGCGAAGCTGCGCATCACCCTGGTCGACCGCCGCAACCACCACCTGTTCCAGCCGCTGCTGTACCAGGTCGCCACCGCCGGCCTGTCGGCGCCGGACATCGCCGCACCGCTGCGGCACATCCTCGGCCGGCAGCGCAACGTCGAGGTCCGGCTCGGTGAGGTGGAAGCCATCGACAGGCATCAACGCCAAGTGCGGCTGCGCGATGGCACCACGCTGGACTACGACCTGCTGCTGGTCGCCAGCGGCGCCACCCACGCCTATTTCGGCAACAACCAGTGGGCGCCGCATGCCCCCGGCCTGAAGACGCTGGACGACGCGCTGGCGCTGCGGCGCCGGCTGCTGCTGGCGTTCGAGAAGGCCGAGGCCGAGCCCGACCCGGCGAAGAAGGCGGCCTGGCTCAGCTTCGCCATCGTCGGCGGCGGCCCCACCGGCGTCGAACTGGCCGGCACCCTGGCCGAGATCGCGCGCCACACCCTGCGCAACGAGTTCCGCCACATCGACCCGGCCTCGGCGAAGGTGCGGCTGGTCGAGGCCGGGCCGCGGGTGTTGTCCAGCTTCCCCGAGGTGCTGTCGCTCAAGGCGCGGCGGCAACTGGAACGGCTCGGCGTGGAAGTGCATGCCGGCACGCCGGTGACCGCCATCGATGCCGGGGGCTTCCATCTCGGCGAGCAGTTCGTTCCCGCGCGCACCGTGGTGTGGGCCGCCGGCGTGGCCGCCTCGCCGCTGGCGCGCACACTGGACGCGCCACTGGACCGCGCCGGCCGCGTGCAGGTGCGGCCGGACCTGACGGTACCGGGCCATCCGGAAATCTTCGTCGCCGGCGACCTGGCCGCGCTGGCGCAGGCCGACGGCCGCCCGGTACCGGGGGTGGCGCCGGCCGCCAAGCAGATGGGCAAGTACGTGGCCGCGATAATCCGCGCGCGGCTGCAACGACGCCCGGCGCCGCCTCCGTTCCGCTACCGCGATCAGGGCAACCTCGCCACCATCGGGCGCATGGCCGCCATCGTGCACATGGGCCGGCTGAAGCTCTCCGGCCTGCTGGCCTGGTGGTTCTGGCTGGCCGCGCACGTGTTCTTCCTGATCGGCTTCCGCAACCGGCTGGTGGTGCTGCTCAACTGGGCGGTCGCCTACTGGAGCTACCAGCGCGGCGCGCGGATCATCTTCGGCGATGCCGATGGCGAACCGCACGATGGCGATCCGCCGCCGCGGGAGTGA
- a CDS encoding conserved hypothetical protein (Evidence 4 : Homologs of previously reported genes of unknown function) gives MKGTCLCGAIEVTASDHADVGLCHCATCRRWSGGPMFAVHCGSDVRFDGAQPSAYRSSDWAERGFCPACGTHLFYRLLPTGEYMLPAGLFQQQEFRLESQIFIDEKPAFYELSNDTEVLTGQQVFERFASGNG, from the coding sequence ATGAAGGGAACCTGCCTGTGCGGCGCCATTGAAGTCACGGCCTCCGACCATGCCGACGTCGGCCTCTGCCATTGCGCGACGTGCCGGCGTTGGTCGGGCGGGCCGATGTTCGCGGTGCACTGCGGCAGCGATGTGCGCTTCGATGGCGCGCAGCCCAGCGCCTATCGTTCCTCGGACTGGGCCGAGCGCGGCTTCTGCCCGGCCTGCGGTACCCACCTGTTCTATCGGCTGTTGCCGACCGGCGAGTACATGCTGCCGGCCGGGTTGTTCCAGCAGCAGGAATTCCGGCTCGAAAGCCAGATATTCATCGACGAGAAGCCGGCGTTCTACGAACTGAGCAACGACACCGAAGTGCTGACCGGCCAGCAGGTGTTCGAGCGCTTCGCCTCCGGCAACGGCTGA